In Poecilia reticulata strain Guanapo linkage group LG1, Guppy_female_1.0+MT, whole genome shotgun sequence, one genomic interval encodes:
- the dctpp1 gene encoding glutamyl-tRNA(Gln) amidotransferase subunit B, mitochondrial, whose protein sequence is MMARSGKDSRELKDDMVGFSNGCREEPSAGDGGVSEAESRSNGVAAGVSPQKFIFSPEPSMEDIRRMQADFTDERDWNKFHQPRNLLLAMVGEVGEVAELFQWRGEVAEGLPDWTETEREQLAHELSDVLIYLVELAEKCRVDLPQAVLRKMALNRLKYPSSKVHGSAKKYTEYKD, encoded by the coding sequence ATGATGGCAAGAAGCGGAAAAGACTCCAGAGAACTGAAAGACGACATGGTCGGGTTCTCAAACGGGTGCCGGGAGGAGCCCTCAGCGGGAGACGGAGGAGTCTCGGAGGCTGAGTCCCGTTCCAACGGAGTAGCTGCAGGGGTCAGCCCGCAGAAGTTCATCTTCAGCCCGGAGCCCAGCATGGAGGACATCCGCAGGATGCAGGCCGACTTCACGGACGAGCGCGACTGGAATAAGTTCCACCAGCCCCGCAATCTGCTCCTGGCCATGGTCGGGGAGGTGGGCGAGGTGGCGGAACTCTTTCAGTGGCGGGGAGAGGTGGCGGAGGGTCTGCCGGACTGGACCGAGACCGAGCGGGAGCAGCTGGCGCACGAGCTAAGCGACGTGCTCATCTATCTGGTGGAGCTGGCCGAGAAGTGCCGCGTGGACCTTCCCCAAGCGGTGCTGCGCAAGATGGCGCTGAACCGACTCAAATATCCCTCTAGCAAGGTGCACGGCTCGGCCAAGAAATACACAGAGTACAAGGACTGA